The nucleotide sequence TCCGCCCGACAAGCCGCGTGGCGTGGCGAGCCAGGAAGTCACCATCCGCTTCCGCGTGGACGTGCGGGGCAGGGTGCGCGAGGCCAGGCTGCTGACCAGCACCGGCAACCGGGGCTACGACGAGCGCATCCGGCGCTGGGGGATGGAGCTGCAGTTCCGCCCCGCCGTCAGCCTGGACACCAACCGGCCCGTGGAGGCGGAGACGGAGATCACCATTTCCGTGTAGCCCACGCATCGGCCCGAAACCGGAAGAGCCCGCCGCGATCGAGGATCGCGGCGGG is from Longimicrobium sp. and encodes:
- a CDS encoding TonB family protein codes for the protein PPDKPRGVASQEVTIRFRVDVRGRVREARLLTSTGNRGYDERIRRWGMELQFRPAVSLDTNRPVEAETEITISV